In Arthrobacter sp. QXT-31, one genomic interval encodes:
- a CDS encoding macrolide 2'-phosphotransferase, with the protein MRREPIELAAVATAAVPGLSPTAVSSAPDDPADFDSALLLDAEGKRWRVRSPRHAEASTRLETEFLVLRAFAPAIRAELPFLMPTVAGTVRQQNLTTFVYSHLHGATRTVEELTAGPQELAKEIGTALAAIHDLPRTLVSNADLPTYTPNEFRQRRLNELDMAATTGKIPALLLRRWEHAMEDVSLWRFNPCVVHGDLHEDNLLVEDDRVTAVTGWTDLRIGDPADDLAWLVASNEHEFVDAVVKHYTAKRRDAPDTHLLRRAALSAEFALAQYLVKGIAAADAEMIAEAEGMLSTLAADIAEYGGQPISVEPLPPAKPESPPTSHAPAAPGLVDAPAATDISEAMPAVHVTPIPVEAAPLPVEITPIPADETGAGEDTDKPADRPVRPGTPPEAAEAGTSGEAEAARAEAPRTEEDAQGSKPSGADTSTVALTVVDAKTP; encoded by the coding sequence GTGAGAAGAGAACCAATCGAACTGGCAGCTGTGGCCACCGCGGCAGTCCCCGGACTGAGCCCGACCGCTGTGAGCTCTGCCCCGGATGACCCGGCTGACTTTGATTCGGCTCTCCTCCTCGATGCCGAAGGAAAGCGCTGGCGCGTCCGCTCACCCCGGCACGCCGAAGCCAGCACCAGGCTGGAGACTGAGTTCCTGGTCCTGCGGGCCTTCGCACCGGCCATCCGGGCCGAACTGCCGTTTCTCATGCCGACTGTGGCCGGCACCGTCCGGCAGCAGAACCTGACCACCTTCGTGTATTCCCACCTGCATGGCGCCACGCGCACAGTGGAAGAGCTGACAGCCGGCCCGCAGGAATTGGCGAAGGAGATCGGCACGGCCCTGGCGGCCATCCACGACCTGCCCCGCACGCTGGTGAGCAACGCCGACCTGCCCACCTACACGCCCAACGAGTTCCGCCAGCGCAGGCTCAACGAACTCGACATGGCCGCCACCACAGGCAAGATTCCGGCCCTCCTGCTTCGCCGGTGGGAGCACGCCATGGAAGACGTCTCGCTGTGGCGCTTCAACCCCTGCGTGGTGCACGGTGACCTGCACGAGGACAACCTGCTGGTCGAGGATGACCGCGTCACGGCCGTCACCGGCTGGACCGACCTGCGCATTGGCGACCCCGCCGACGACCTCGCCTGGCTCGTGGCATCCAATGAGCACGAATTCGTCGACGCCGTGGTGAAGCACTACACCGCAAAACGCCGGGACGCCCCCGACACCCACCTGCTGCGGCGCGCCGCGCTCTCGGCCGAATTCGCCCTGGCGCAGTACCTCGTTAAGGGCATCGCGGCAGCCGACGCGGAGATGATCGCCGAGGCGGAAGGGATGCTCTCCACACTGGCGGCCGATATCGCCGAGTACGGCGGACAGCCCATCAGCGTCGAGCCGCTGCCACCCGCCAAGCCCGAATCCCCGCCAACCAGCCATGCACCGGCAGCACCCGGCCTTGTGGATGCCCCGGCAGCCACCGATATCTCCGAGGCCATGCCCGCCGTCCACGTCACACCCATCCCCGTTGAAGCGGCGCCGCTCCCGGTGGAGATCACGCCCATCCCCGCTGACGAAACCGGAGCCGGAGAGGACACGGACAAGCCGGCAGACCGGCCGGTACGCCCCGGCACTCCTCCTGAAGCCGCGGAGGCCGGGACATCAGGCGAAGCTGAGGCCGCCCGGGCGGAGGCCCCCCGCACGGAGGAAGACGCACAGGGGTCGAAGCCGTCAGGCGCGGACACGTCCACAGTTGCCCTCACCGTGGTCGACGCCAAGACGCCCTGA
- the nudC gene encoding NAD(+) diphosphatase, whose protein sequence is MSHAEAAAPAGQTAGTIPENRVRAGELPANHLFDTVLPVRPAMVNRESVERMRPGLVQEFLAAGTAKAMILSGRHALVDGDALVLAEATPLLERLEGLASAPAHIIYLGTALGSDDLPVGTRLLLFILPEPVEPGPAGLPARATWEGFRDVAAQLDPTHTALFVEASAIANWHATHTHCPRCGTVTNVEAGGWVRRCPADNSEHYPRTDPAIIVTVVGPDGRILLGGGGPLDAKNYSTLAGFVEPGESLEQAVVREIHEEVGVRVKACQYLGSQSWPFPASLMLGFTAVTEDTEAKPDGVEVTRARWFSREELQEAVLSGEIVISTRLSIARSLIEHWYGGVIQDRPADD, encoded by the coding sequence ATGAGTCATGCGGAGGCCGCTGCGCCGGCTGGTCAAACGGCGGGCACGATCCCGGAAAATCGCGTGCGGGCAGGAGAACTGCCCGCCAACCACCTGTTCGACACCGTGCTCCCGGTCCGGCCCGCCATGGTCAACAGGGAGTCTGTCGAGCGGATGCGGCCGGGCCTGGTACAGGAGTTCCTGGCCGCCGGAACCGCCAAGGCGATGATCCTGTCCGGCCGGCATGCGCTGGTGGACGGGGACGCCTTGGTCCTGGCAGAGGCCACCCCGTTGCTGGAGCGGCTTGAGGGTCTGGCTTCCGCGCCGGCACACATCATCTATCTCGGCACGGCACTCGGCTCCGACGATCTTCCCGTCGGGACCAGGCTCCTGCTCTTCATCCTGCCGGAGCCGGTGGAGCCAGGGCCGGCCGGCCTGCCTGCCCGGGCCACCTGGGAAGGCTTCCGGGACGTCGCCGCGCAGCTGGATCCGACGCACACGGCGCTGTTCGTTGAAGCCAGTGCCATTGCCAACTGGCACGCCACCCACACCCACTGTCCCCGGTGCGGCACCGTCACCAACGTGGAGGCCGGCGGATGGGTCCGGCGGTGTCCGGCTGACAATTCCGAACATTACCCGCGCACGGACCCGGCCATCATTGTCACGGTGGTTGGCCCGGACGGCCGCATCCTGCTCGGCGGCGGCGGTCCGCTGGATGCCAAGAACTACTCCACCCTGGCCGGATTCGTCGAGCCCGGAGAGTCGCTCGAACAGGCCGTGGTCCGGGAGATCCACGAGGAAGTGGGTGTCCGGGTCAAGGCCTGCCAGTACCTCGGCTCCCAGTCGTGGCCGTTCCCGGCATCCCTCATGCTCGGCTTTACCGCCGTCACCGAGGACACAGAGGCAAAGCCCGACGGCGTCGAGGTCACCAGGGCGCGCTGGTTCAGCCGGGAGGAACTCCAGGAAGCCGTGCTCAGCGGCGAGATTGTCATCTCCACCCGGCTCTCCATCGCACGGTCCCTAATCGAACACTGGTACGGCGGCGTGATCCAGGACCGTCCGGCCGACGACTAG
- a CDS encoding ATP-dependent helicase yields MSAAPFPAAGLRLLPPRQVHSRVPALTPDQLAAVEVPRGAGPVLVPGAPGTGKSTVLIEAAIRRVEADGVDPERILILAPGRLAADTLRDRFTARLNRSLSTTPARTWAAYAFDLIRRAKAEGLLPLSKAPRLLSGPEQDLIIKELLDGHAMPGLGLPWPDDLTAALPTRGFRHEVRQLFDRITEAGRTADDLASLGRACGRPDWIAAAALYAEYRDVLDLRMPEAFDPAGIITAARQLFQDFPDFLAAERDRLQLILVDDIQEANPAVFELLADVAAGKDVYVTSAPDTVVQGFRGARPDLVSELPGLLGGGERTVIEKPLVHAHRHQPAVAQAWLGVADRISLRAGGQLARRLDPVGAGPDATAAGPDETAGGAGGTVEAHLLPSPVHELRYVAQRILEAHLRDGRPLEDIAVIVRNGGQLSQLQRYLSGQGIPVRIPVAESAVRDEVAVRPLLDAYAVALDPAVLTPESAVSLLTSRIGGATSLELRRLRQSLRREELLGGGGRSSDSLLVEALLEPGALGSLGIEGRSARRVARMIQAGRKAVAEPGANAETVLWALWHSTGLAGAWTAAALAGGLVGSRADRDLDAMMALFHTAERYVDQMPGSGPEQFLEYLLNQELPMDTLAARAQVDDAVELMTPASAAGREWPFVIVAGLQEGVWPNTRLRGELLGSTLFADAVEHGVEYALQLGPLSRLREIRYDELRSFSTAVSRAKDVLLCTAVSSEDEQPSSFLDYVAPLLPDQDGRGYTPVERPLTLRALVAELRQYAQLDGRFAAEADEAVRVLARLATAEPAVPGAHPDTWWGLAPLTSVDRVVPPGSTVYVSPSKVESVQKSPLDWFIQAAGGEAATDFARSLGTLVHAIAQDLPDASGTEYLAELVKRWPALGMKDNWEGKLDFRRAEAMVRKLAQYILVMRSEGRRLAGVEQDFEVILPEPVAVPRTDVPNDEGSRSAVLRGQVDRLEIDAEGRLVIVDLKTGKRQPGKAELGRHPQLGAYQAAVLAGGFGASAVSDAGAQTTGAQTTGAQPGGAVLAQLGTTTKSPGIQHQDPLDPGDNWAMEMVNDAAAVMSGHEFEARHDPAKAGFGGSGCRLPEVCPLCARGKQVTE; encoded by the coding sequence CTGTCCGCCGCACCGTTCCCTGCCGCCGGCCTGCGGTTGCTGCCTCCTCGCCAGGTGCACTCCCGCGTCCCGGCCCTCACCCCGGACCAGCTGGCCGCCGTCGAAGTGCCCCGCGGTGCCGGGCCCGTACTGGTCCCGGGCGCGCCCGGCACCGGAAAGTCCACCGTGCTCATCGAAGCGGCAATCCGCCGGGTTGAGGCGGACGGGGTGGACCCGGAACGGATCCTCATTCTCGCTCCCGGACGGCTCGCTGCCGATACCCTCCGTGACCGGTTCACCGCCAGGCTGAACCGGAGCCTGAGCACTACGCCGGCCCGCACGTGGGCGGCATATGCCTTTGACCTCATCCGCCGTGCCAAAGCCGAAGGGCTCCTTCCGCTGTCCAAGGCCCCGCGGCTGCTGTCCGGTCCCGAGCAAGACCTCATCATCAAGGAGTTGCTGGACGGGCACGCCATGCCGGGCCTCGGTCTGCCCTGGCCCGACGACCTCACGGCAGCCCTGCCCACGCGCGGGTTCCGGCACGAGGTCCGCCAGCTGTTCGACCGGATTACAGAGGCAGGCCGCACCGCCGATGACCTCGCCAGCCTGGGCCGGGCCTGCGGGCGGCCGGACTGGATTGCCGCTGCGGCACTGTACGCCGAGTACCGGGATGTCCTCGACCTGCGCATGCCGGAGGCTTTCGACCCCGCGGGCATCATCACTGCGGCCCGCCAGCTCTTTCAGGACTTTCCGGACTTCCTGGCGGCCGAACGCGACCGGCTCCAGCTGATTCTTGTGGACGATATCCAGGAGGCCAATCCGGCCGTCTTCGAACTCCTGGCCGATGTGGCCGCCGGCAAGGACGTCTATGTTACGTCCGCCCCGGACACCGTGGTGCAGGGGTTCCGTGGTGCGCGGCCGGATCTCGTGTCCGAGCTGCCCGGGCTTCTGGGCGGCGGGGAGCGGACTGTCATTGAGAAGCCGCTGGTCCATGCCCACCGCCATCAGCCGGCGGTGGCCCAGGCCTGGCTGGGGGTCGCGGACCGGATTTCACTCCGGGCCGGCGGCCAGCTCGCCCGGCGCCTGGACCCGGTTGGCGCCGGCCCTGATGCAACTGCCGCCGGCCCTGATGAAACTGCCGGCGGCGCAGGCGGCACCGTGGAAGCGCACCTCCTTCCTTCACCGGTGCACGAGCTGCGGTACGTCGCCCAAAGAATCCTCGAGGCGCACCTCAGGGACGGGCGCCCGCTCGAGGACATCGCCGTCATCGTCCGCAACGGCGGCCAGCTGAGCCAGCTGCAGCGCTACCTCTCCGGCCAGGGAATTCCCGTACGGATTCCCGTGGCCGAGTCCGCTGTGCGGGACGAGGTGGCCGTCCGTCCGTTGCTCGATGCCTACGCAGTGGCATTGGACCCGGCGGTCCTCACACCGGAATCCGCCGTCTCGCTCCTGACCTCCAGGATCGGCGGGGCCACATCCCTCGAGCTTCGCCGGCTCCGCCAGTCGCTCCGGCGGGAGGAGCTGCTGGGCGGCGGCGGCCGCTCCAGCGATTCGCTGCTCGTGGAGGCGCTCCTTGAGCCCGGCGCCCTCGGCTCCCTGGGCATCGAAGGCAGGTCGGCGCGCAGGGTGGCGCGGATGATCCAGGCCGGCCGGAAGGCCGTTGCCGAACCCGGCGCCAATGCGGAGACAGTGCTGTGGGCCCTCTGGCACTCCACCGGACTCGCGGGAGCCTGGACCGCCGCGGCACTGGCTGGCGGACTCGTCGGGTCCCGGGCCGACCGGGACCTTGACGCCATGATGGCGCTGTTCCACACCGCCGAACGCTACGTGGACCAGATGCCCGGATCCGGGCCGGAACAGTTCCTGGAGTACCTGCTCAACCAGGAGCTGCCCATGGACACCCTGGCGGCGCGTGCCCAGGTTGACGACGCCGTGGAGCTCATGACGCCCGCCAGCGCCGCCGGCCGGGAATGGCCCTTCGTTATCGTTGCCGGCCTGCAGGAAGGCGTCTGGCCCAATACGCGCCTCCGCGGCGAACTGCTCGGCAGCACACTGTTCGCGGACGCCGTCGAACACGGTGTGGAGTACGCGCTCCAGCTGGGCCCGCTGAGCCGGCTGCGGGAGATCCGCTACGACGAACTCCGCAGCTTTTCCACGGCGGTGTCCCGGGCAAAAGACGTGCTGCTGTGCACCGCCGTGTCGTCGGAGGACGAACAGCCTTCCTCCTTCCTGGACTACGTGGCGCCGCTGCTGCCTGACCAGGACGGGCGGGGCTACACCCCGGTGGAACGGCCCCTGACACTGCGTGCGCTGGTGGCCGAACTCCGCCAGTACGCCCAGCTGGACGGCAGATTCGCCGCTGAGGCGGATGAGGCGGTGCGCGTCCTGGCCCGCCTCGCCACCGCGGAGCCTGCCGTTCCCGGAGCCCATCCCGACACCTGGTGGGGGCTTGCCCCGCTGACATCCGTGGACCGCGTCGTGCCGCCCGGCAGCACCGTCTATGTTTCGCCGTCCAAGGTGGAGTCAGTGCAGAAATCGCCGCTGGACTGGTTCATCCAGGCCGCCGGCGGGGAGGCCGCGACGGACTTCGCCCGCAGCCTCGGCACCCTGGTGCATGCCATCGCCCAGGACCTCCCCGACGCCAGCGGAACGGAATACCTCGCCGAGCTGGTCAAGCGGTGGCCCGCCCTGGGAATGAAGGACAACTGGGAAGGGAAGCTGGACTTCCGCAGGGCGGAAGCCATGGTCCGGAAACTGGCACAGTACATCCTCGTCATGCGCAGTGAGGGCCGGCGCCTTGCGGGGGTCGAGCAGGACTTCGAGGTGATCCTGCCGGAACCGGTCGCCGTCCCCCGGACGGACGTTCCCAACGATGAGGGGTCCCGGTCAGCCGTGCTGCGGGGACAGGTGGACCGGCTGGAGATCGACGCCGAGGGGCGCCTGGTGATCGTTGACCTCAAGACGGGCAAGCGGCAGCCGGGCAAGGCAGAGCTGGGCAGGCACCCGCAGCTGGGCGCCTACCAGGCGGCCGTTCTGGCCGGCGGCTTTGGCGCTTCCGCGGTTTCCGACGCCGGTGCCCAGACCACAGGTGCCCAGACCACTGGTGCCCAGCCCGGCGGTGCCGTGCTTGCCCAGCTGGGCACCACCACCAAGAGCCCGGGCATCCAGCACCAGGATCCGCTCGATCCGGGGGACAACTGGGCGATGGAGATGGTCAATGACGCAGCCGCGGTGATGTCCGGCCACGAGTTCGAGGCACGGCACGATCCCGCCAAGGCCGGTTTCGGCGGCTCCGGTTGCCGGCTTCCGGAGGTATGTCCGCTGTGTGCGCGGGGAAAGCAGGTTACCGAATGA
- a CDS encoding ATP-dependent helicase, whose amino-acid sequence MSRTAELPEPRFSPEELSVLLGEKNLPTAEQSAIISSPLAPRLVIAGAGSGKTATMADRVVWLVANGWVKPEEVLGVTFTRKAAGELASRIRAKLGALQRSATGNGGNAGDAVPGGLLSADALEPKVSTYHSFASGIVSDYGLRLGIERDVVLLGGAQAWQLASEVVEAFDGEYSHFRVAKSTLVKAVIQLAGECAEHLQDPDGVQSWLMQRLAEFEALPYVAGAKKNPTQAAGELGAVLRTRASVAELVGRYAEAKRARGALDFGDLVALAARVAREVPLAAQMERQRYKVVLLDEFQDTSHAQLVLFSRLFGDGHAVTAVGDPNQSIYGFRGASAGQLFHFVNEFPVSVGDGQSGTVSRRPAPVSYLTTAWRNGRNILAAANLISAPLSAAAAQAGPAGQRTSAAAVEVPALRPSPAAVQGRVLIGRFATDEDEAAAIAKDLLKFRATDFDGSSSAPGVQPAMAVLCRRRAQMECLRKEFEATGIPYEIVGLGGLLDTPEIVDLVSTLRVLADPGRSDSLMRLLAGARWRIGPADLMAFRDWSAFLARRRGLVDDGRGAGGNGPSGGDERDLEADDVVIEGDITDAASLVEALDWLPNEGWTSAHGRSLTPPARERLQRLGTELRQLRALMGEDLTTLLGEVERAMLLDIEVAARPGYSIHQARRNLDAFQDAAAGFLQTSHRVDVLAFLSWLEAAASEEGGLDVPPADVNHEAVQLLTVHASKGLEWDVVFVPGLNSGAFPSSRDSRWSSGSAALPWPLRGDRADLPQWDLDQPDQKGWLDAEKVFKGDVQAHGEAEERRLAYVAYTRAKHVLWVSSGAWVGGRGAMAEMSPFLAELAPLAEADTAEIHPASVDEESLPTESPLTRELEVAAWPYDPLEGPVDPRSGNRLRLVPGRRAAMDRAADRLLAEIAAVEAGAPGLPEGQGLRPLAAGWGREADLLLERRARRARSRDVHLPGHISASTLVDLGEDAEAVVQRLRRPVPREPGMSARKGTAFHAWVEEYFGTAGMLDFGEAPGSDNHIDEAYGLDDMVATFKDSRWAHRSPAFVEVPVETRIGDVVVRGRIDAVFRDADGGWDLVDWKTGRRPSAAQLKTKGVQLAVYRLAWARLKGVPLEEVRAAFFYVADNHVVRPHDLASAAELEGIVAAALAG is encoded by the coding sequence ATGAGCCGGACGGCGGAGCTGCCCGAGCCCCGATTCAGCCCCGAGGAATTGTCCGTGTTGCTGGGTGAGAAAAACCTGCCGACGGCGGAACAATCGGCCATCATTTCCTCGCCCCTTGCGCCCCGGCTGGTCATTGCCGGCGCCGGTTCGGGCAAGACCGCCACCATGGCCGACCGTGTCGTCTGGCTGGTCGCCAACGGCTGGGTCAAGCCGGAGGAAGTCCTCGGTGTCACCTTCACGAGAAAGGCCGCCGGCGAACTGGCCAGCCGCATCCGCGCCAAGCTCGGCGCGCTGCAGCGGTCGGCCACCGGCAACGGCGGCAACGCCGGTGACGCCGTGCCAGGGGGCCTGCTCAGCGCCGACGCCCTGGAGCCCAAGGTCTCCACCTACCACTCGTTTGCCAGCGGCATCGTCTCCGACTACGGCCTGCGGCTCGGAATCGAGAGGGACGTCGTGCTGCTGGGCGGCGCCCAGGCCTGGCAGCTGGCCAGCGAGGTTGTTGAGGCCTTCGACGGCGAGTACTCCCATTTCCGGGTGGCCAAGTCCACCCTCGTCAAGGCCGTCATCCAGCTGGCGGGGGAGTGCGCGGAGCACCTCCAGGATCCGGACGGTGTCCAAAGCTGGCTGATGCAGCGGCTCGCCGAGTTCGAGGCCCTGCCGTATGTGGCCGGGGCCAAGAAGAACCCGACCCAGGCCGCGGGCGAGCTGGGAGCGGTGCTCCGGACGAGGGCCAGTGTGGCAGAGCTCGTGGGGCGGTACGCGGAAGCCAAACGGGCCCGCGGCGCGCTGGACTTCGGCGACCTCGTGGCGCTCGCGGCACGCGTCGCCCGGGAGGTGCCCCTGGCCGCCCAGATGGAGCGCCAGCGCTACAAGGTGGTGCTGCTGGACGAGTTCCAGGACACCTCGCACGCCCAGCTGGTGCTGTTCTCCCGGCTCTTCGGGGACGGCCACGCCGTCACGGCCGTCGGCGATCCGAACCAGTCCATCTACGGCTTCCGCGGGGCATCCGCCGGCCAGCTGTTCCACTTTGTCAACGAGTTTCCCGTCAGCGTCGGGGATGGCCAGTCAGGAACGGTGTCCCGGCGTCCCGCTCCCGTTTCCTACCTGACCACCGCCTGGCGGAACGGCCGCAACATCCTCGCCGCGGCCAACCTCATCTCCGCCCCGCTCAGTGCGGCCGCCGCGCAGGCCGGGCCGGCGGGGCAGCGGACCTCCGCCGCGGCGGTGGAGGTCCCGGCGCTGCGGCCCAGCCCGGCGGCAGTCCAGGGGCGGGTGCTGATCGGGCGTTTCGCCACGGATGAGGATGAAGCAGCGGCCATCGCCAAGGATCTCCTGAAGTTCCGGGCCACGGACTTCGACGGATCCTCCTCGGCGCCGGGCGTCCAGCCGGCCATGGCAGTCCTGTGCCGCAGGCGCGCGCAGATGGAATGCCTCCGCAAGGAGTTTGAGGCCACCGGCATCCCGTACGAAATTGTTGGCCTCGGCGGGCTGCTGGACACTCCCGAAATCGTGGACCTGGTTTCGACGCTCCGGGTCCTGGCCGACCCCGGCCGGTCGGATTCACTGATGCGGCTGCTGGCCGGTGCCCGCTGGCGGATCGGCCCCGCCGACCTCATGGCGTTCCGGGACTGGTCCGCGTTTCTGGCCCGGCGGCGCGGCTTGGTCGACGACGGCCGCGGAGCCGGCGGCAACGGCCCGTCAGGCGGGGACGAAAGGGATCTGGAAGCCGACGACGTCGTCATCGAGGGCGACATCACCGACGCCGCCAGCCTCGTCGAAGCCCTGGACTGGCTGCCCAACGAGGGCTGGACGTCCGCGCACGGCCGCAGCCTGACGCCGCCTGCCCGGGAACGGCTGCAGCGCCTCGGCACAGAGCTGCGGCAGCTTCGGGCGCTGATGGGGGAGGACCTGACCACCCTGCTGGGCGAGGTGGAACGGGCCATGCTGCTGGACATCGAGGTTGCCGCGAGGCCCGGTTACAGCATCCACCAGGCGCGGCGGAACCTGGATGCCTTTCAGGACGCGGCAGCAGGGTTCCTGCAGACATCCCACCGGGTGGACGTCCTGGCCTTCCTGTCATGGCTGGAAGCTGCGGCATCGGAAGAGGGCGGCCTGGACGTTCCGCCCGCGGACGTCAACCACGAGGCAGTGCAGCTGCTGACGGTGCATGCCTCCAAGGGGCTGGAATGGGACGTCGTATTCGTTCCCGGCCTCAACTCGGGCGCGTTCCCCAGCAGCCGCGACTCGAGATGGAGCAGCGGTTCCGCGGCCCTGCCCTGGCCGCTGCGGGGTGACCGTGCCGATCTTCCGCAGTGGGACCTCGACCAGCCGGACCAGAAGGGGTGGCTGGACGCCGAGAAGGTGTTCAAGGGAGACGTGCAGGCCCATGGAGAGGCGGAGGAGCGCAGGCTGGCCTACGTTGCCTACACCCGCGCCAAGCACGTGCTCTGGGTCTCCAGCGGGGCCTGGGTCGGCGGGCGCGGCGCGATGGCGGAGATGTCGCCGTTCCTTGCCGAGCTGGCGCCACTGGCGGAAGCGGATACTGCGGAAATCCACCCCGCCTCTGTGGACGAGGAATCCCTGCCCACGGAAAGCCCCCTGACCCGGGAGCTGGAGGTGGCCGCCTGGCCGTATGACCCGCTGGAAGGTCCTGTGGATCCCCGCAGCGGGAACCGGCTCCGGCTGGTGCCGGGCCGGCGGGCGGCCATGGACCGCGCCGCAGACCGGCTGCTTGCCGAGATCGCCGCTGTTGAGGCCGGTGCGCCGGGGCTTCCGGAGGGGCAGGGTCTCCGTCCCCTGGCGGCAGGCTGGGGACGCGAGGCTGACCTCCTGCTGGAACGCCGTGCCAGGCGCGCCCGGAGCCGCGACGTGCACCTGCCAGGGCACATCTCGGCGTCCACCCTGGTGGACCTGGGGGAGGACGCCGAGGCTGTGGTCCAGCGGCTCAGGCGGCCGGTCCCGCGCGAACCTGGCATGTCCGCCCGCAAAGGCACGGCCTTCCATGCCTGGGTGGAGGAATACTTCGGAACGGCAGGAATGCTGGATTTCGGTGAAGCGCCGGGCTCTGACAACCACATTGACGAGGCCTACGGCCTCGACGACATGGTGGCTACCTTCAAGGACTCCCGGTGGGCGCACCGCTCGCCGGCGTTCGTGGAAGTCCCCGTGGAGACCCGGATCGGCGACGTCGTGGTCCGCGGCCGCATCGACGCCGTGTTCCGGGACGCCGACGGCGGCTGGGATCTGGTGGACTGGAAGACCGGCCGCCGGCCGTCCGCCGCACAGCTGAAGACCAAGGGTGTGCAGCTGGCTGTCTACCGGCTGGCCTGGGCACGGCTCAAGGGCGTGCCGCTGGAAGAGGTGCGGGCAGCATTCTTCTATGTGGCGGACAACCATGTGGTGCGCCCCCACGACCTTGCCTCAGCAGCGGAACTCGAAGGAATCGTGGCCGCCGCCCTGGCGGGTTAG
- a CDS encoding MGMT family protein, producing MREEYVEAVLAVVGLIPAGSVLAYGDVAELLGSGGPRQVGSVLSHYGSSVPWWRVLRASGLAPDGHESEALNYYLREGMPLRGDHREYARTGEGRWRVDLAAARWEPSDADFDALDRIAERLEASLRKLSVPDDGMSV from the coding sequence ATGCGGGAGGAGTACGTGGAGGCGGTGTTGGCGGTAGTTGGCCTCATCCCGGCCGGTTCGGTGCTGGCATACGGGGACGTCGCTGAACTTCTTGGCTCGGGAGGGCCGCGGCAGGTGGGGTCCGTCCTGAGCCATTACGGCAGCAGCGTTCCGTGGTGGCGGGTGCTGCGGGCCAGCGGACTGGCGCCGGACGGCCATGAGTCCGAGGCCCTCAACTACTACCTGCGGGAAGGCATGCCCCTGCGCGGGGACCATCGCGAGTACGCCAGGACGGGCGAGGGACGGTGGCGGGTGGACCTGGCCGCTGCCCGGTGGGAGCCGTCCGACGCAGATTTCGACGCCCTGGACAGGATTGCTGAGCGGCTGGAAGCGTCGCTGCGAAAATTGTCAGTCCCCGATGATGGAATGTCCGTGTGA